From the Astatotilapia calliptera chromosome 6, fAstCal1.2, whole genome shotgun sequence genome, one window contains:
- the usp38 gene encoding LOW QUALITY PROTEIN: ubiquitin carboxyl-terminal hydrolase 38 (The sequence of the model RefSeq protein was modified relative to this genomic sequence to represent the inferred CDS: substituted 3 bases at 3 genomic stop codons) yields the protein MDKILEGLVSSNHSVPVKKAIVKKVVEAAEREVTEDQCQALFTLTTRLILLGEDAFQKQIGSQVLEAYARYHRPEFERFFSKDFVLSLLQQGYGQLDRKDPAIVEYIHCCLRLLISCPSVLEIFSVIQVEVLRMVCERPDPAFCARLSTLLSDFVQCIPRDKSGILFCQQLVRTISSFHCFSSQEQELREYVGQVTKVSALLQNIWKADPATLLPSLQEVFAIIASTDPSFDPAIALASLVQHIPVQMITVLIKSLTTDQNVRDANMTKALCRMIDWLSWPLAQHVDTWVIALLKGLAAVQKFTILIDVTLLKIELVFSRLWYPIVRQGALAVLSHMLLSFQHSPEAFHLVVPHVVDLVQSLRTDGLPTSKAFLLQFTELIHCMMYQYSGFPDLYDNILEAIKDLPKSAEEKIKLVLNQSAWTSQSNSFASGLLRQAKSETGKTGLVNLGNTCYMNSIIQTLFMATDFRRHVLSLLXILMKKALLFLVRFSCXVAITSIVELQQVXLFLHLSVLQRAAYAPRNFLEASRPPWFNVGSQQDCSEYLRFLLDRLHEEEKTLQALDSAEPKAASPADTSSKDPATTSAQEDNEQTILPLAEAKPGDDTRTLIEKMFGGKLITSICCMLCNCISEKEEPFTDLSLAFCPGTTLQDGPQTQRQSEEPKALCQGSVNGGSEAPEPSSAKAPASNAHFVPVTNEPPLSVPDLVNYFLAPEILDGDNAYFCEKCSSLQRAEKTIKVVSAPEYLILTLLRFSYDAKCHVRRKILDNVTIPPLIRLPVHDPSLPTQCSSSTSSPLQVDSPESSENLAKKLKSSQHDEEEEKARIDGAEEMSRAIQSVPYVLSSVVIHSGISSESGHYYSYGRNINGTDGAQHPDNQYSIKEDLGNAQAESNLYTCSAPSLPREQSEMLPNSSQEAKDWLLFNDSRVTFTSFQSVQNITNRFPKDTAYVLMYRKQELPGQSLNGGLMANGMRLSAEPPLQKELLDAIIKDNKLYLQEQELSARTQALQAPSSSCSFRPNGSDDNNPPGSCGPSGGGGGGGGGGGGFNTISRLVF from the exons ATGGACAAGATTTTGGAGGGCCTGGTGAGCTCCAATCACTCTGTTCCAGTGAAGAAGGCCATTGTGAAGAAGGTAGTGGAAGCAGCTGAGAGAGAAGTGACAGAGGATCAGTGTCAGGCACTATTCACACTCACCACCCGCCTCATCTTGCTCGGTGAAGATGCCTTCCAGAAGCAAATTGGCTCCCAGGTTCTTGAAGCCTATGCACGCTACCACCGCCCAGAGTTTGAGCGTTTCTTCAGCAAAGACTTCGTCCTCAGTCTGCTCCAGCAGGGCTACGGCCAGCTGGACCGCAAAGACCCCGCCATAGTAGAATACATTCACTGCTGCCTGCGGTTGCTCATCAGCTGCCCATCGGTGCTGGAGATTTTTAGTGTGATCCAGGTGGAGGTTTTAAGGATGGTGTGTGAACGACCTGATCCCGCTTTCTGTGCCCGCCTGAGCACTTTGCTGTCAGACTTTGTGCAGTGCATCCCAAGAGATAAGTCGGGTATTCTGTTCTGCCAGCAGCTGGTGAGGACCATCAGTTCCTTCCACTGCTTTTCTAGCCAAGAGCAGGAACTGAGAGAGTATGTTGGTCAGGTGACGAAAGTTAGCGCGCTGCTACAGAACATCTGGAAGGCTGACCCAGCCACGCTGCTGCCCTCACTCCAGGAGGTCTTTGCTATTATCGCCTCTACAG ACCCTTCCTTTGACCCAGCCATTGCACTGGCCAGCCTGGTCCAGCATATCCCTGTCCAGATGATCACAGTGCTTATCAAGAGCCTCACCACAGACCAGAACGTCAGAGACGCAAACATGACTAAAGCACTCTGCAG GATGATTGACTGGTTATCTTGGCCTCTTGCCCAACATGTAGATACCTGGGTCATCGCTCTGCTGAAAGGCCTGGCTGCTGTTCAGAAGTTCACTATCCTCATAGATGTCACTCTGCTTAAAATTGAACTG GTATTCAGTCGTCTGTGGTACCCCATTGTGCGTCAGGGGGCGCTGGCCGTGCTCTCTCACATGCTGCTGAGTTTCCAGCACTCTCCCGAGGCCTTCCATTTG GTTGTTCCACATGTAGTAGATCTAGTTCAGTCCTTAAGGACAGATGGGCTTCCCACTAGCAAAGCGTTCCTGCTGCAGTTCACTGAGCTCATACACTGCATGATGTACCAGTACTCTGGCTTCCCTGACCTTTATGACAACATACTGGAGGCCATCAAG gaTCTACCAAAATCTGCAGAAGAGAAGATCAAACTGGTGTTGAATCAAAGTGCCTGGACGTCTCAGTCCAACTCGTTTGCCTCTGGTCTGCTGAGGCAAGCTAAGTCTGAGACGGGCAAAACAGGCTTAGTCAACTTGGGGAACACCTGCTACATGAACAGCATCATCCAGACCCTTTTTATGGCCACAGA tTTCAGGAGGCATGTTTTATCATTGCTCTAAATACTAATGAAAAAAGCTCTTTTGTTTCTCGTCAGGTTTTCCTGTTAAGTAGCAATTACAAGCATTGTTGAACTACAGCAGGTATAACTGTTTCTTCATTTATCTGTCCTACAGAGGGCGGCCTATGCTCCCAGAAACTTCTTGGAAGCGTCCCGCCCCCCCTGGTTCAACGTGGGTTCTCAGCAGGACTGTTCAGAGTACCTCAGATTTCTTTTAGACAG GTTACACGAGGAGGAGAAAACCCTTCAGGCACTGGATTCAGCTGAACCAAAAGCTGCCTCCCCAGCTGACACGAGCTCCAAAGACCCTGCAACAACGTCTGCTCAGGAAGACAATGAACAGACCATTTTGCCTCTAGCAGAGGCCAAACCTGGAGATGACACAAGGACTTTGATAGAAAAGATGTTTGGAGGGAAGCTAATCACGAGCATTTGCTGTATGCTGTGCAACTGCATCTCTGAGAAAGAAGAACCTTTTACAGACCTCTCTTTGGCCTTTTGTCCAGGTACCACTTTACAGGATGGCCCTCAAACACAGAGGCAATCAGAAGAGCCCAAAGCTCTCTGTCAGGGATCTGTCAATGGTGGCAGCGAAGCTCCTGAGCCAAGCTCGGCCAAAGCTCCAGCTAGCAATGCCCATTTTGTGCCAGTAACAAATGAGCCTCCTCTCTCCGTGCCTGACCTGGTGAATTATTTTCTGGCTCCGGAAATCCTCGACGGAGACAACGCCTATTTCTGCGAGAAGTGTAGCTCCCTCCAGCGGGCAGAGAAGACCATTAAAGTGGTGTCTGCCCCTGAATACTTGATTCTCACTCTGCTGCGATTTTCATATGACGCCAAATGCCATGTCCGTAGGAAGATTCTTGATAATGTCACCATCCCACCGCTGATCAGACTTCCTGTACATGACCCTTCCCTACCTACACAGTGTTCTTCTTCTACCTCGTCTCCTTTGCAAGTGGATTCTCCTGAGAGCAGCGAGAATCTGGCCAAGAAACTCAAATCATCGCAACacgatgaggaagaggagaaggcaaGGATAGATGGAGCAGAGGAGATGAGCAGGGCGATTCAGTCGGTCCCCTATGTCCTCAGCTCGGTCGTAATACATTCTGGTATATCGTCAGAGAGTGGCCACTATTACTCTTATGGTCGTAATATTAATGGAACAGATGGGGCACAGCATCCAGACAACCAGTACAGCATCAAAGAGGATTTAGGGAACGCCCAGGCCGAGTCCAACCTCTACACCTGCTCAGCTCCCTCGCTTCCACGTGAACAAAGCGAAATGCTGCCTAATAGTAGCCAGGAGGCAAAAGATTGGCTGCTCTTCAATGATAGCAGAGTAACATTCACATCTTTCCAATCAGTGCAAAACATTACTAATCGCTTCCCCAAGGACACCGCTTATGTGCTCATGTACAGGAAACAGGAGCTACCAGGGCAAAGCTTAAATGGGGGACTAATGGCAAATGGAATGAGACTGAGTGCCGAGCCTCCTCTGCAGAAAGAACTACTGGATGCTATTATCAAAGACAACAAGCTCTATTTACAG GAGCAGGAGCTCAGCGCTCGGACCCAGGCTCTTCAGGCCCCATCATCCTCCTGCTCATTCAGGCCCAACGGTTCAGATGACAATAACCCACCGGGGAGCTGCGGCCcatctggaggaggaggaggaggaggaggaggaggcggaggctTCAATACTATTAGTAGACTGGTCttctga